One window of Phalacrocorax carbo chromosome 1, bPhaCar2.1, whole genome shotgun sequence genomic DNA carries:
- the TDG gene encoding G/T mismatch-specific thymine DNA glycosylase isoform X3 — MMTAAPNMEIMTEQLTLEGIPEPNIAQEPPKEVKKGGRKRKAKATEPKQPKKPAAKKEKSAKSKGKQEKITDTFKVKRKVDRFNGVSEAELLTKTLPDILTFDLDIVIIGINPGLMAAYKGHHYPGPGNHFWKCLFMSGLSNEQLNHMDDHTLPHKYGIGFTNMVERTTPGSKDLSSKEFREGGRILMQKLQKYKPRIAAFNGKCIYEIFSKEVFGIKVKNLEFGLQPHKVPDTETLCYVMPSSSARCAQFPRAQDKVHYYIKLKDLRDQLKGIAPNTDVQEVQYTFDLQLAQEDAKKMAVKEEKYDPGYEAAYGGAYCDRALYGNDECNFSSNGTAGSNPQYCEGSSFGEVPNGQWMTQSFADQIPEFGAGMTREEEGSSA, encoded by the exons ATGATGACTGCAGCGCCTAACATGGAAATCATGACTGAGCAGCTGACTCTAGAGGGCATTCCAGAGCCAAACATTGCTCAGGAGCCTCCAAAAG aagttaaaaaagggggaaggaaaagaaaagccaaagcaacTGAGCCAAAGCAACCCAAAAAGCCTgctgctaaaaaagaaaaatcagccaAGTCAAAAGGCAAACAAGAAAAGATCACAGATACTTTTAAAGTCAAAAGAAAAGTGGACCGTTTTAATGGTGTGTCTGAAGCCGAACTTCTGACCAAGACTTTACCTGATATTTTGACCTTTGATCTGGACATTGTAATA ATTGGCATAAACCCTGGCTTGATGGCAGCTTACAAAGGACATCATTACCCTGGACCTGGAAAccatttct GGAAGTGTCTTTTCATGTCTGGTCTGAGTAATGAACAGCTGAACCATATGGATGACCACACCTTGCCCCATAAATACGGGATTGGATTTACAAACATGGTTGAAAGGACGACACCTGGAAGCAAAGACCTCTCCAG CAAAGAGTTTCGGGAAGGAGGGCGAATTCTGATGCAGAAGTTACAAAAGTATAAACCTCGTATAGCAGCTTTCAATGGAAAAT gtaTTTATGAGATTTTTAGTAAGGAAGTTTTTGGAATAAAAGTTAAGAACTTGGAATTTGGGCTGCAGCCACACAAGGTGCCAGATACAGAAACT CTCTGCTACGTTATGCCATCATCCAGCGCGAGATGTGCTCAGTTTCCTCGTGCGCAAGATAAAGTTCATTATTACATAAAGCTGAAAGACTTAAGGGATCAACTGAAAGGCATCGCGCCAAACACAGACGTGCAGGAGGTGCAGTACACGTTTGACTTGCAGCTTGCACAAG AGGACGCTAAAAAGATGGctgtcaaagaagaaaaatacgATCCAGGTTATGAAGCAGCATATGGAGGAGCTTACTGTGATCGTGCACTATATGGAAATGATGAGTGCAATTTCTCTTCAAATGGAACCG CAGGGAGCAATCCACAGTACTGCGAGGGGTCGTCCTTCGGGGAAGTTCCTAATGGACAATGGATGACACAGTCCTTTGCAGACCAGATTCCGGAGTTTGGTGCTGGCATGACAcgggaggaagagggaagcagTGCGTAA
- the TDG gene encoding G/T mismatch-specific thymine DNA glycosylase isoform X1, producing the protein MEARELGRYYAYLQQAQAFYTFPFHQMMTAAPNMEIMTEQLTLEGIPEPNIAQEPPKEVKKGGRKRKAKATEPKQPKKPAAKKEKSAKSKGKQEKITDTFKVKRKVDRFNGVSEAELLTKTLPDILTFDLDIVIIGINPGLMAAYKGHHYPGPGNHFWKCLFMSGLSNEQLNHMDDHTLPHKYGIGFTNMVERTTPGSKDLSSKEFREGGRILMQKLQKYKPRIAAFNGKCIYEIFSKEVFGIKVKNLEFGLQPHKVPDTETLCYVMPSSSARCAQFPRAQDKVHYYIKLKDLRDQLKGIAPNTDVQEVQYTFDLQLAQEDAKKMAVKEEKYDPGYEAAYGGAYCDRALYGNDECNFSSNGTAGSNPQYCEGSSFGEVPNGQWMTQSFADQIPEFGAGMTREEEGSSA; encoded by the exons ATGGAGGCCCGGGAGTTGGGCAG ATACTACGCGTATCTTCAGCAAGCTCAAGCTTTTTACACATTTCCGTTCCATCAAATGATGACTGCAGCGCCTAACATGGAAATCATGACTGAGCAGCTGACTCTAGAGGGCATTCCAGAGCCAAACATTGCTCAGGAGCCTCCAAAAG aagttaaaaaagggggaaggaaaagaaaagccaaagcaacTGAGCCAAAGCAACCCAAAAAGCCTgctgctaaaaaagaaaaatcagccaAGTCAAAAGGCAAACAAGAAAAGATCACAGATACTTTTAAAGTCAAAAGAAAAGTGGACCGTTTTAATGGTGTGTCTGAAGCCGAACTTCTGACCAAGACTTTACCTGATATTTTGACCTTTGATCTGGACATTGTAATA ATTGGCATAAACCCTGGCTTGATGGCAGCTTACAAAGGACATCATTACCCTGGACCTGGAAAccatttct GGAAGTGTCTTTTCATGTCTGGTCTGAGTAATGAACAGCTGAACCATATGGATGACCACACCTTGCCCCATAAATACGGGATTGGATTTACAAACATGGTTGAAAGGACGACACCTGGAAGCAAAGACCTCTCCAG CAAAGAGTTTCGGGAAGGAGGGCGAATTCTGATGCAGAAGTTACAAAAGTATAAACCTCGTATAGCAGCTTTCAATGGAAAAT gtaTTTATGAGATTTTTAGTAAGGAAGTTTTTGGAATAAAAGTTAAGAACTTGGAATTTGGGCTGCAGCCACACAAGGTGCCAGATACAGAAACT CTCTGCTACGTTATGCCATCATCCAGCGCGAGATGTGCTCAGTTTCCTCGTGCGCAAGATAAAGTTCATTATTACATAAAGCTGAAAGACTTAAGGGATCAACTGAAAGGCATCGCGCCAAACACAGACGTGCAGGAGGTGCAGTACACGTTTGACTTGCAGCTTGCACAAG AGGACGCTAAAAAGATGGctgtcaaagaagaaaaatacgATCCAGGTTATGAAGCAGCATATGGAGGAGCTTACTGTGATCGTGCACTATATGGAAATGATGAGTGCAATTTCTCTTCAAATGGAACCG CAGGGAGCAATCCACAGTACTGCGAGGGGTCGTCCTTCGGGGAAGTTCCTAATGGACAATGGATGACACAGTCCTTTGCAGACCAGATTCCGGAGTTTGGTGCTGGCATGACAcgggaggaagagggaagcagTGCGTAA
- the TDG gene encoding G/T mismatch-specific thymine DNA glycosylase isoform X2 has translation MEARELGRYYAYLQQAQAFYTFPFHQMMTAAPNMEIMTEQLTLEGIPEPNIAQEPPKEVKKGGRKRKAKATEPKQPKKPAAKKEKSAKSKGKQEKITDTFKVKRKVDRFNGVSEAELLTKTLPDILTFDLDIVIIGINPGLMAAYKGHHYPGPGNHFWKCLFMSGLSNEQLNHMDDHTLPHKYGIGFTNMVERTTPGSKDLSSKEFREGGRILMQKLQKYKPRIAAFNGKCIYEIFSKEVFGIKVKNLEFGLQPHKVPDTETLCYVMPSSSARCAQFPRAQDKVHYYIKLKDLRDQLKGIAPNTDVQEVQYTFDLQLAQEDAKKMAVKEEKYDPGYEAAYGGAYCDRALYGNDECNFSSNGTGSNPQYCEGSSFGEVPNGQWMTQSFADQIPEFGAGMTREEEGSSA, from the exons ATGGAGGCCCGGGAGTTGGGCAG ATACTACGCGTATCTTCAGCAAGCTCAAGCTTTTTACACATTTCCGTTCCATCAAATGATGACTGCAGCGCCTAACATGGAAATCATGACTGAGCAGCTGACTCTAGAGGGCATTCCAGAGCCAAACATTGCTCAGGAGCCTCCAAAAG aagttaaaaaagggggaaggaaaagaaaagccaaagcaacTGAGCCAAAGCAACCCAAAAAGCCTgctgctaaaaaagaaaaatcagccaAGTCAAAAGGCAAACAAGAAAAGATCACAGATACTTTTAAAGTCAAAAGAAAAGTGGACCGTTTTAATGGTGTGTCTGAAGCCGAACTTCTGACCAAGACTTTACCTGATATTTTGACCTTTGATCTGGACATTGTAATA ATTGGCATAAACCCTGGCTTGATGGCAGCTTACAAAGGACATCATTACCCTGGACCTGGAAAccatttct GGAAGTGTCTTTTCATGTCTGGTCTGAGTAATGAACAGCTGAACCATATGGATGACCACACCTTGCCCCATAAATACGGGATTGGATTTACAAACATGGTTGAAAGGACGACACCTGGAAGCAAAGACCTCTCCAG CAAAGAGTTTCGGGAAGGAGGGCGAATTCTGATGCAGAAGTTACAAAAGTATAAACCTCGTATAGCAGCTTTCAATGGAAAAT gtaTTTATGAGATTTTTAGTAAGGAAGTTTTTGGAATAAAAGTTAAGAACTTGGAATTTGGGCTGCAGCCACACAAGGTGCCAGATACAGAAACT CTCTGCTACGTTATGCCATCATCCAGCGCGAGATGTGCTCAGTTTCCTCGTGCGCAAGATAAAGTTCATTATTACATAAAGCTGAAAGACTTAAGGGATCAACTGAAAGGCATCGCGCCAAACACAGACGTGCAGGAGGTGCAGTACACGTTTGACTTGCAGCTTGCACAAG AGGACGCTAAAAAGATGGctgtcaaagaagaaaaatacgATCCAGGTTATGAAGCAGCATATGGAGGAGCTTACTGTGATCGTGCACTATATGGAAATGATGAGTGCAATTTCTCTTCAAATGGAACCG GGAGCAATCCACAGTACTGCGAGGGGTCGTCCTTCGGGGAAGTTCCTAATGGACAATGGATGACACAGTCCTTTGCAGACCAGATTCCGGAGTTTGGTGCTGGCATGACAcgggaggaagagggaagcagTGCGTAA
- the CUNH12orf73 gene encoding ubiquinol-cytochrome c reductase complex assembly factor 6, with the protein MPAGVPWPTYLRALAAAMLAMFAGAEVVHRYYGPDLSIPEIPPKPGELKTELLGLKARSSKAQTSQE; encoded by the exons ATGCCCGCCGGCGTGCCGTGGCCCACCTACCTGCGGGCGCTGGCGGCCGCCATGCTGGCCATGTTCGCCGGCGCCGAGGTCGTGCACAGGTACTACGGGCCTGACCTG AGTATACCTGAAATACCTCCTAAGCCTGGAGaactgaaaacagaactgtTGGGTCTTAAAGCAAGATCAAGTAAAGCTCAAACTTCACAAGAGTGA